attataaccaataaaaaaatgcgatgtttacattttttttttctttgataatttgacaCTAAACTACCTCCACCTATTCTATTTCTTTCTAGCTATATGTTTTTcgatattaacaaaaaagtagTGGATGATCCcactagattttttttccctAGATCTGCCATCACAAAACGTGGAGTAACCGACCAATGAAAACCCTTAACAAGAataaatatcaatatataaaaagtatagttttagtcaaaaaaacaaatatggattaaattaaattagattAGAGAAAAATGCATATACcttaaaaagccaaaaagaacaCCCAACTTGTTTAGCTGTCtgatttttctttaatctttgataactacttcttttctttttatattacgACTTGTCTACATAcgtattaagattttttttggtaagtatgaaaataacaatcaaaTCGACGTAGGTTCCTAGTCAGACTTGCAAGTTAACACGTTAATTACGCAATGAGGACATATTCGTCAATCTGAATTGTCAACTACCCGCATAGGAATATTCTCTCCTCGCTTTATTACAATAATCCCGGTTTATAGCGGTTTCAACTACTAATCAAgttttattggttttgttttgaatagtTAAGCTCAGTGGTGGTCAAGATCACAGCGATTTGTCCAATGGATGTCTTAAAACGAGTTAGTGATTTGCTCCGTTGGCAATACAAGAACCCAAATTTCAAACTTCCATGGAAACTCAATTCATTCCCGGTTTTTTCCGGTTTAAGTCCTCTCTACCACACAACCACTGAACCGGAACCATTGACCGTAGAGGAAGAACGAGAGCTTGAGAAAGCTCACGACCGCCTCAAATCTGTTTGTCAGAGATGTCAAGAATCGAACGTACCGTTACTGATCGATGCTGAAGACACTATTCTCCAACCTGCGATTGATTACATGGCGTATTGGTCGGCGATCAAGTTCAATACCGATCAAGATCGACCTATTGTTTACAACACGATTCAGGCGTATTTGAAAGATGCGGGAGAGAGATTACACTTTGCTTTACGAGAATCGGAGAAAATGAAAGTTCCTATTGGGTTTAAATTGGTGAGAGGTGCTTATATGTCCAGTGAAGCTAAGTTAGCAGATTCCTTGGGTCACAAGTCACCGGTCCATGACACAATTCAAGATACACATGATTGCTACAATGAATGTATGAGTTTTCTTATGGAGAAAGCCTCAAATGGATCAGGCATTGCGGTCATTCTAGCTACGCATAACACTGACTCCGGTATGTTATCACCCCTAGATTTAATGGTGATATTTTCCCTAGACATTGTTATacttaatgttttatttataggtAAACTAGGGGCAAGGAAAGCAAGTGAGCTAGGAATCGATAAAGAAAACGGGAAGATCGAGTTCGCACAGCTTTACGGGATGTCGGATGCGTTATCTTTCGGACTGAAAAGGGCCGGCTTCAATGTTAGCAAGTACATGCCATACGGGCCAGTCGACACTGCGGTTCCATACCTTATCCGGAGGGCATATGAGAATCGTGGTATGATGTCTACAGGTTCTCTAGACCGCCAACTTATGAGGTAACTAACCGGTTTAACNNNNNNNNNNNNNNNNNNNNNNNNNNNNNNNNNNNNNNNNNNNNNNNNNNNNNNNNNNNNNNNNNNNNNNTTTGTTTTGAATAGTTAAGCTCAGTGGTGGTCAAGATCACAGCGATTTGTCCAATGGATGTCTTAAAACGAGTTAGTGATTTGCTCCGTTGGCAATACAAGAACCCAAATTTCAAACTTCCATGGAAACTCAATTCATTCCCGGTTTTTTCCGGTTTAAGTCCTCTCTACCACACAACCACTGAACCGGAACCATTGACCGTAGAGGAAGAACGAGAGCTTGAGAAAGCTCACGACCGCCTCAAATCTGTTTGTCAGAGATGTCAAGAATCGAACGTACCGTTACTGATCGATGCTGAAGACACTATTCTCCAACCTGCGATTGATTACATGGCGTATTGGTCGGCGATCAAGTTCAATACCGATCAAGATCGACCTATTGTTTACAACACGATTCAGGCGTATTTGAAAGATGCGGGAGAGAGATTACACTTTGCTTTACGAGAATCGGAGAAAATGAAAGTTCCTATTGGGTTTAAATTGGTGAGAGGTGCTTATATGTCCAGTGAAGCTAAGTTAGCAGATTCCTTGGGTCACAAGTCACCGGTCCATGACACAATTCAAGATACACATGATTGCTACAATGAATGTATGAGTTTTCTTATGGAGAAAGCCTCAAATGGATCAGGCATTGCGGTCATTCTAGCTACGCATAACACTGACTCCGGTATGTTATCACCCCTAGATTTAATGGTGATATTTTCCCTAGACATTGTTATacttaatgttttatttataggtAAACTAGGGGCAAGGAAAGCAAGTGAGCTAGGAATCGATAAAGAAAACGGGAAGATCGAGTTCGCACAGCTTTACGGGATGTCGGATGCGTTATCTTTCGGACTGAAAAGGGCCGGCTTCAATGTTAGCAAGTACATGCCATACGGGCCAGTCGACACTGCGGTTCCATACCTTATCCGGAGGGCATATGAGAATCGTGGTATGATGTCTACAGGTTCTCTAGACCGCCAACTTATGAGGTAACTAACCGGTTTAACACTGATATGGTTTACTCATTGATATATAGTTTCGGTTTATATCGTAATTAGTTTGGAAAATATCGTTTTCTGCCTAGATTTTGGTCTTAACAATGTGGTTTGTTTGTGTCTTTGTAGGATGGAGCTTAAGAGGAGACTTATGGGTAGGTGAAGACAGGAGATAAATGTGTTTCAATAATTTGGCAAAATTTAgatattctaaattttatatataaatggaaTAGCAAGATATCTGAAGTAGGTTGATCACAAAAAGGGTATATCTATCATCCACAAATGTATAAATCCTGCGTGATCAATGAAAAATGCAATTTGCTAATTTTGTtcaagaatttatatttttatttatctaccaTTTTTGAAGtgtgttcttcatattaatttcaaaaaattatttaaagaaaatgtatcaaaacaaaaatatattaactaattccaaatttatattatctcttttaattatttggttaaagACTTTCAAATATCCTATATATTTAATCCACAATATATGAAGAATGCTCTGATAATACTGAGAGATGACGATGAGGAGGAacatatgaaacaaacaaataatttggtgtttttttcccAGTAAAATGGCAACTTTATAAGTCCTGGCCTCCTCGGGCCGGTTAATGCGATTTCAGAAGGTGATccaattttttaatctttaaaggggaaaagtaaaattttcatttCGTTTAACAGCCTGAAATTGTCAATTACAAAAATTTGATCATAAAACACATTCATGATATTCTTGCCGAGTTTCATGAGGCTAAAACccacaaaaattaaaactcaGGTTGTTCCGTATGGGATCTGTTTTTCTTAGAAAGGCTTAAACCTACGAGTAGCTCGAAGTTGTTGTATCCTCTTCTTGTCTTGCTCAAACTTACTCTGAAGCGCCAAGATTTCTGTCGACaaacaagaaacacacaaaaccaaGAATCAATCATCAGAATAAAGGGCAGACAGATCAAAGGGCCGCTTGTGACTAAGGGGTGGGTGCGTATAAAATCTGACTGGAGCCAAACCGAAACTGACACAAAACCAAGTTTGAAGCCTTGGATATAGAAAAAGCCAAGGCTTACCGTTGCGTTGTGCTTCTCGCCTTTGGAAACGGTAGAAACCATGAGCGACAGGctcactctgtttcttcttagcAATCTTATCCTCCACCGCAGCCTGCGAGAAAGATCCAACGGCTGTTCCAGTTTCAGTTTCGGTTGTCTTTTTCCTTCCTTTGTGATGCACGACCACAGTCCAT
The sequence above is a segment of the Camelina sativa cultivar DH55 chromosome 10, Cs, whole genome shotgun sequence genome. Coding sequences within it:
- the LOC104719536 gene encoding proline dehydrogenase 2, mitochondrial-like, with the translated sequence MANRFLRPNLVRRFSTVSPVGPPTTVIPEIISFDHQPKPDVDLDLSDQSRLFASVPILNLIRSTAVLHATAIGPMVDIGSWLMSSKLMETTFTRDLVLGIVKGTFYEHFCAGEDATAAARRVRSVYESTGLKGMLVYGVEHAEDGAACDDNIKKFMETVEAAKTLPTSHLSSVVVKITAICPMDVLKRVSDLLRWQYKNPNFKLPWKLNSFPVFSGLSPLYHTTTEPEPLTVEEERELEKAHDRLKSVCQRCQESNVPLLIDAEDTILQPAIDYMAYWSAIKFNTDQDRPIVYNTIQAYLKDAGERLHFALRESEKMKVPIGFKLVRGAYMSSEAKLADSLGHKSPVHDTIQDTHDCYNECMSFLMEKASNGSGIAVILATHNTDSGKLGARKASELGIDKENGKIEFAQLYGMSDALSFGLKRAGFNVSKYMPYGPVDTAVPYLIRRAYENRGMMSTGSLDRQLMR
- the LOC104720592 gene encoding proline dehydrogenase 2, mitochondrial-like; its protein translation is LSSVVVKITAICPMDVLKRVSDLLRWQYKNPNFKLPWKLNSFPVFSGLSPLYHTTTEPEPLTVEEERELEKAHDRLKSVCQRCQESNVPLLIDAEDTILQPAIDYMAYWSAIKFNTDQDRPIVYNTIQAYLKDAGERLHFALRESEKMKVPIGFKLVRGAYMSSEAKLADSLGHKSPVHDTIQDTHDCYNECMSFLMEKASNGSGIAVILATHNTDSGKLGARKASELGIDKENGKIEFAQLYGMSDALSFGLKRAGFNVSKYMPYGPVDTAVPYLIRRAYENRGMMSTGSLDRQLMRMELKRRLMGR